From Megalobrama amblycephala isolate DHTTF-2021 linkage group LG8, ASM1881202v1, whole genome shotgun sequence, the proteins below share one genomic window:
- the psmf1 gene encoding proteasome inhibitor PI31 subunit, with translation MAGLELLFNCVSNSITCSQDALICFVHWEIVKSGYKCLGIGDEPKDEEKKSELLPPGWNESKELYALRYRSNDDRSNLLLKAFTVDSTLIFNLMDSKTEKVTDLTINVSEYVEEANLQTYESVFKNTDELAAKLKSSLLPTKKEERQGKTEKKTESERTSNLRDPHRDPLLIPTRGPSNRQPPNWPDPMAPFAAGGADLDPFGGRAGGMIVDPLRAGFPRSGFDPSSGIPGVLPPGAVPPGARFDPFGPVGRHRPGPDPDHMPPPGYDDMFM, from the exons ATGGCTGGACTGGAGCTGCTATTCAACTGCGTATCAAACTCTATAACCTGTTCTCAAGATGCTCTGATCTGTTTTGTACACTGGGAAATAGTGAAAAGTGGCTATAAATGTCTTGGCATTGGAGATGAG CCTAAAGATGAAGAGAAGAAGTCTGAACTTCTTCCACCCGGCTGGAATGAGAGCAAAGAGCTGTATGCACTCAGATACAGATCAAATGATGACAGGTCAAACCTACTGCTCAAAGCCTTCACAGTGGATTCAACCCTGATCTTCAATTTAATG GACTCCAAGACAGAAAAAGTAACTGATCTCACAATTAATGTCAGTGAGTATGTTGAAGAGGCCAATCTGCAGACGTATGAAAG CGTGTTTAAGAACACAGATGAGTTGGCCGCGAAGCTAAAGTCCTCACTGCTGCCCACTAAAAAAGAGGAGCGTCAAGGAAAGACAGAGAAGAAGACAGAAAGTGAAAGAACCTCAAACTTAAGGGACCCTCACCGTGATCCTCTCCTGATCCCAACCAGAGGCCCTTCAAACAGACAGCCTCCTAACTG GCCTGACCCGATGGCTCCATTTGCTGCAGGTGGTGCTGATCTGGACCCTTTTGG GGGAAGGGCAGGAGGAATGATCGTCGATCCATTACGTGCCGGGTTTCCTCGCTCAGGGTTTGACCCCTCCTCTGGTATTCCTGGAGTCCTCCCTCCAGGCGCTGTGCCCCCCGGTGCCCGCTTTGACCCCTTCGGTCCGGTTGGTCGACACAGGCCCGG GCCAGACCCTGATCACATGCCTCCACCAGGCTATGATGACATGTTCATGTAG
- the rspo4 gene encoding R-spondin-4: MRQGGRPALFQRQSFRQMLRNLFLVEMHWQLLAVLSLFCQTLVLTVAVRKRSESWRQDCRSCQECSKENGCLRCSGRLFLFLNRDGMSHHGSCLHSCPSGHFGLRGKDLNRCMKCKAPECERCFNKDFCTKCKGGYLLFKGKCFKSCPEGTFPQSTDCVEGCVFSVFGVWGEWSPCQHNGLSCGVRWGQQSRTLELSSNTPEETEALCPPQTESRKCRMKKRCPKDKRTNERREERRRAQKMLKLSLVTEPPWGM; encoded by the exons ATGAGGCAGGGAGGGAGGCCGGCTCTCTTTCAGAGGCAGTCTTTCAGGCAGATGTTACGGAACCTGTTCCTTGTCGAGATGCATTGGCAACTTTTGGCTGTCCTATCGCTGTTTTGTCAGACGCTTGTATTGACGGTAGCTGTGAGAAAACGAAGTG AGAGCTGGAGACAGGACTGCAGGAGCTGTCAGGAGTGTTCGAAGGAAAATGGCTGTCTGCGCTGCTCTGGGCGGCTCTTCCTGTTCCTGAACAGAGATGGCATGAGTCACCACGGCTCCTGTCTTCACTCCTGCCCCTCTGGACACTTCGGCCTCCGGGGCAAAGATCTCAACCGCTGCATGA AATGCAAAGCTCCAGAGTGTGAGAGGTGCTTTAACAAGGACTTTTGCACCAAGTGCAAGGGAGGATATCTGCTCTTTAAAGGCAAATGCTTCAAAAGTTGTCCAGAGGGCACATTTCCTCAGTCCACAGACTGCGTGG AAGGAtgtgtgttcagtgtctttggcGTCTGGGGTGAATGGAGCCCATGTCAGCACAATGGCCTGAGCTGTGGTGTCAGATGGGGACAGCAGAGCAGGACCCTTGAGCTGTCCAGCAACACGCCTGAAGAGACAGAAGCGTTATGCCCACCTCAGACTGAGAGCAGAAAGTGCCGGATGAAGAAAAGGTGTCCAAAAG ATAAAAGGACAAATGAAAGGAGAGAAGAAAGAAGAAGGGCACAGAAAATGTTGAAGCTCTCACTCGTCACAGAACCTCCATGGGGAATGTAA